One Thermoanaerobaculum aquaticum genomic window, GCTTGGTTGTAACCCACGCCGGAGCCCACCATCACCACCAGCTGATGGGGTCGGATGACCCCTTGTGCCACCGCGTCCACGAACGCCATGGGGATGCAGGCGGAGCCGGTGTAGCCCCACTTTTCCATGATGGTGTGAGTTTTGGCAAGCGGCAGCCCCAAGGTTTCCATCACCAGCTCAATGGAAGGCTTGCGCACCTGCGTGAACAGCACCACGTCCACATCGGCAAGCGCCACCCCCGCCCGGTGGGTCACCTCCCGCACCAGCTTCGGCCAGCCTTCGTGGTTGACTTCGGGGGGATAGCGCTCGATGAGCCGCACCTTGGTGCGTCCCGCGTGCACCGACTCCACGGTAGCCGGCTCAAACGTCCCGCCGGAGTAAATGCCCCAGTGGCGGTGGTAGGAACCGTCCGCCAGGAAAGCCGATGCCAAAAACCCTTTGCCCGGCTCGCCCTCCCGGGCTTCCAGCACAAAGGCCCCAGCGCCGTCGCCGTAAAAGAAGATCATGGGGTCGTTGGGGTCCGCCAGCTTGTGCATGAGGTACACGCCTACGACTAGCACCGTGTTGATGGCTGAGTTGGTGGCAATAATACCCGCAGCCGCAGCCAGGGCCGTGGGAAACGACGCGCAGGCACAGCCCACGTCAAAGGTGCCGGCGTTTTTGGCTCCCAGCTTGTGCTGGAGCACCACCGAAGTCGCCGGAGTGATGTAATCCGGGGAGTCGGTGCCCAGGATGATGAGGTCCACATCTTCGGGTTTTTTACCCGCAGCGTTGAGGGCGTATTGGGCCGCAGGGAGCGCCACATCGGAGGTGGCCCAGTCCTCCGGGGCCCAAAACCGGGCGCGGATCCCCGAGGAAGCTTCCATCTTGTCCACAAACTCCGGAAAGGCCGCATCGAACTTGGCCCGCAGCTCGTCGTTGGTGACTTCCCGGGGGGGAAGGTACATGCCTGCACCGGTAATTTGCGCGTATCGCCCCATAGGTTCCCCCTTCAGGTGCCCACCACCAGGCCCCCGTCCACCGAAAGCACCGCACCGGTCACGAAGGAAGCGGCCTCGGAAGCCAGCCACAGGTAGGCTTGGGCTATGTCTTCCGGCTGCCCCATGCGGCGCAGCGGGGTGTGGCTCACCATTTCGTCCAGGACCTTTGGCGGCATGGAGGCCAAAATTTCGGTTTTCACAAAGCCCGGAGCCACGGCGTTGACGCGGATGCCGTAGCGCCCCAGCTCCCGGGCCCAGACCCTGGTCATGCCAATGACACCGGCTTTGGAAGCCACGTAGTTGGTTTGCCCAAAGTTGCCGTAAAGCCCCACAACCGAGGAGGCGTTCAAGATCACGCCGCGCCCCCGGGGCACCATCACCTTGGCCACCGCGCGGGTGCAGTTGAACACGCCACGAAGGTTCACGCCAATGACTGCCTCCCACTGTTCATCGGTCATGGTGCCCACCAGCTGGCCGTCTTTGAACTTCACCAGCTGCCCATCCCGCACGATGCCGGCGTTGTTCACCAGCACGTCCACTCCGCCCCAAAGCGAAACCACCCGGGATGTGGCCTCTTCCACCTCGCTTGCCTGCGTCACATCCACTCGGAAAAACCGGCCCTCACCGCCAGCGTTCTGGCACGCCGCGGCTACCTCTTCCCCCCGGGGATCCACATCCCACACCGCTACCCGGCAGCCTTCGGCAGCAAACGCCAAAGCCGTGGCCTTACCGATACCTGCGGCTCCACCGGTGACAACCACAACCTTTCCTGCAAGCCCTGTGGCAATCATTTTGGACCTCCAAGAAGATAAGCGGGGAGGGGCTGGCCGCCCCTCCCCTTGCTGGCCTTAAAACGTGACCCGCAAACCCAGCTGGATTTCCCGCGGCGGCAAGGTAGCCGTGTACTGGCCGAAGTGGGGGTTGCGCACGAACGGCTGATTGCGGTTCGCCAAAGTGGGCCCCGACAGGAATTCGGCGCTGTCCACGCTGTTCACGTTGTAGTTCACGTTGTTGAAGAGGTTAAAGCCTTCGGCAATGACATCCAGGTTCACGCCACCCAAGGCAAAGGTCTTGGTGATCCGCAAGTTGAAGTTACGGTAAATGGGGCCATCCTCGCTGTTGCGCTTGACCCACGCAGCGCGGTCTGAAAAGCGCCCATCGCCGTTGTAGTCGTAGCCCAGGCGCCGGTTCCAGGGCTGCCCTGAGCCGTACTCGTACATGGGCGCCACGGAAACACCCCAGGGGAGCTTGAAGATGCCGGAAACCACCAGGCGCCAGCGCTCGTCGCTGCGGGCTCGGCCCCATTCCGCCTCAATGTTGGCCGGATCCGAGGGGTAGTCCAACAGAGCCGGCGAAAAGTCGTCGGCAATGTTCTTCTTGTGGCCCCAGGTGACGGAACCGGAAAGCAAATGGCCGCCTTTGAGGAAGCCGGAAAGAGCCATGGTTACCGCCTTGTACTTGGAGCGGCCGTCGTTGGTGTACATGTTGATTTGCGTGTACTGGGGGAAGAAGCGGCCGCCGGTGGCGTTGCCCTTGAAGTTCACGTCACGAACGATGATTTCCTTGTCGCCTTCCACCCAAATGGCGTCTACATCCAGGAAAAGCCCGGAGTTGCCAAGCCGATGCGTAAAGCCAATGCTGGCTTGGTCGGATTCCGGTGCTTCCAGAGACGGCTCCAAAAGCGCAATGTTGGGGGGAAGCAACAGCCCGGTATTGCGGGGGTTGTTGGGGTCAAGGGCAAACTGGGGGAGACCAAAGAGGGCGCCGTTCAGGCGGGTGTAAAGCGTGTAGCCGGTGATGCCGTTTTGCTGCTGCTCGATAAACGCGGGGATGAGCAGGTAGCGGCCGGTAAAGCGGCCAGCACCGCCCCGAATCACGGTATGCCCATCGCCGGAAAAGTCCCACACAAAGGCCACCCGCGGTTGGTAGTTATCCTTGTCGGTCTTGCGCTTTTGCGGGTACAAAGGATGGGTGAAATCCGGGTTGTTGCCGTCGGTGTCGTAGTCGTAGCGCAAGCCCGCGGTGATGGTCACGCGCGGGCTGAGCCGCCAGGTATCCTGCACAAAGGCCCCGTAAAGGTTGGTGCTAATGGAAAGATCGGGATCGCCCACCCCGTAGTCGTAGCGGAACGGGACAAGGCGGGAATCGGTGAGCCAAAACATCACGCCGTGGGGGAAAACCGGGTAGTGCCAGTCCTCCTCAATGCGCTGGTAGGAAAACCCGAGCTTCACATCGTGGGAACCCCAGGTGTCAGAGCTCAGGTAAACCTGGTAGGTGTCCCGCAGCTCCAGGTAATCGCCGGTCATCTTTTGATCGCCCACGATGTTGGCACCGGTAATGAGCGTTGTTCCAAAGGTGAAGTACTCGGCCATGGACTGGGAGTTGTTGGGCTCATCAAACTGCTTGCGGCCCGCTTGCAGGTAGAGGTTGTTGAGCTTTTTTTCGGAAATCACCCAGGAATGCCCGGCGGTGAAGTTCCAGTTGTCGCGGTTGAGGTCCATGCCCGCCGACTCGTCGGCCACCCCACCCACGCGGAAG contains:
- a CDS encoding TonB-dependent receptor; this encodes MRRHRLAVFLLCAVAALPAMAQVSSATLEVLAVDEQGLAVPGASVEVTSRETGITRRGVTDAYGLVQVASLAPGSYNVRVEISGFAPVLEENVVLFVGQRVRVKVTLKPQLKEEVTVTAQVPLVDVYKADTSANIVPEQIEKLPVPDRDFQRLAFLVPGVQRERGEFRFITGAPVLGAGGNASGATILVDGVDLTDQALGLARTRFSQDAIREFRVITNRFDAEIGGSSGGAMSIITKSGTNEVAGSVFGFYRADDLRARGRLEQGTQDFSRYQTGFTLGGPIVRDKTHYFVSLEYINEDNIALFRPQGAFKNLAKDVSHPFNQTLFLGSLSHGLRENQLLNLKLVGERYRENNFRVGGVADESAGMDLNRDNWNFTAGHSWVISEKKLNNLYLQAGRKQFDEPNNSQSMAEYFTFGTTLITGANIVGDQKMTGDYLELRDTYQVYLSSDTWGSHDVKLGFSYQRIEEDWHYPVFPHGVMFWLTDSRLVPFRYDYGVGDPDLSISTNLYGAFVQDTWRLSPRVTITAGLRYDYDTDGNNPDFTHPLYPQKRKTDKDNYQPRVAFVWDFSGDGHTVIRGGAGRFTGRYLLIPAFIEQQQNGITGYTLYTRLNGALFGLPQFALDPNNPRNTGLLLPPNIALLEPSLEAPESDQASIGFTHRLGNSGLFLDVDAIWVEGDKEIIVRDVNFKGNATGGRFFPQYTQINMYTNDGRSKYKAVTMALSGFLKGGHLLSGSVTWGHKKNIADDFSPALLDYPSDPANIEAEWGRARSDERWRLVVSGIFKLPWGVSVAPMYEYGSGQPWNRRLGYDYNGDGRFSDRAAWVKRNSEDGPIYRNFNLRITKTFALGGVNLDVIAEGFNLFNNVNYNVNSVDSAEFLSGPTLANRNQPFVRNPHFGQYTATLPPREIQLGLRVTF
- the fabG gene encoding 3-oxoacyl-ACP reductase FabG gives rise to the protein MIATGLAGKVVVVTGGAAGIGKATALAFAAEGCRVAVWDVDPRGEEVAAACQNAGGEGRFFRVDVTQASEVEEATSRVVSLWGGVDVLVNNAGIVRDGQLVKFKDGQLVGTMTDEQWEAVIGVNLRGVFNCTRAVAKVMVPRGRGVILNASSVVGLYGNFGQTNYVASKAGVIGMTRVWARELGRYGIRVNAVAPGFVKTEILASMPPKVLDEMVSHTPLRRMGQPEDIAQAYLWLASEAASFVTGAVLSVDGGLVVGT
- a CDS encoding 3-oxoacyl-ACP synthase III family protein, with translation MGRYAQITGAGMYLPPREVTNDELRAKFDAAFPEFVDKMEASSGIRARFWAPEDWATSDVALPAAQYALNAAGKKPEDVDLIILGTDSPDYITPATSVVLQHKLGAKNAGTFDVGCACASFPTALAAAAGIIATNSAINTVLVVGVYLMHKLADPNDPMIFFYGDGAGAFVLEAREGEPGKGFLASAFLADGSYHRHWGIYSGGTFEPATVESVHAGRTKVRLIERYPPEVNHEGWPKLVREVTHRAGVALADVDVVLFTQVRKPSIELVMETLGLPLAKTHTIMEKWGYTGSACIPMAFVDAVAQGVIRPHQLVVMVGSGVGYNQAAVAFRLEELWPHT